GGGGAACGGTTTCCGGATCGAAATATCCTTGCCATGATAAAGTTCCGCCTTTGTCATGTATCCTCTTAGCCAGAGTAGCAAGGGAAACACGAACCTCAGGGTTAGTGGAAACAGTGACTTCTCCATTTTCAAAGACGAGGGAGTTTTTCGGCGCCCTGAGACGATTTACAGCCTCGGTCAACAGCACATTCGCAAGATTGGTGACTGCGTCCTTCACTGCATTTCCGGAAATGTAGGTCTGGCGACTGGCTGATGTAGCTCCGGCATTGGAGGTATACTTGGTATCGCCCACGACCATAGCGATTTTATCTGATGAGATGCCCAAGATTTCAGCAGCGATCTGGCTGAGAATGGTGGTGGAACCTTGTCCAATATCCGCACAGCCGGTGAAAACCGTAACGGAGCCGTCCGGAGCCATTTCCACTCTGGCCGTGGACGGGTTCTGCACCCCGGTATTCCCAATTCCATACCACATCCCGCCTATGCCGATACCTCGACGTTTAAAAGGCGTGGGACGTACTGAAACCCAACTTTTTTTCGCTTCTTCATAGTAAGGAGCAACAGCCTCTAAACACTCCCTGAAGCCCACGCTTGCCGTCAGAATCTGCCCCGTAGCACCTTTAGCTCCCACCCGCAAGCCATTGAGGAAGCGAATGGAAAGAGGATCGATCCCCAATGCCTCGGCATGCATATCCATCTGGCTTTCATGAGCGAAGGCCATCTGCGGAGCTCCAAAACCGCGCATGGCGCCACAAAAAGTGGTGTTGGTATATACGCATTTGACCTCAATATCTACGTTTTCGATAGCATAGGGTCCCGTTGCATGAACTGCTGCACGAGAGGCCACAGCAATGCCATAGGACCCGTAAGCACCCGTATTGCAAACGGCACGCGCCTTCATCGCAATAAGCCGGCCATCCCTGTCGGTCGCGGTCTTCATGGTAATGAAGAAAGGATGCCTCTTGGAAGTGGCGAGATAGGCTTCCTCCCGGCTGTAGACGTAGCGAACGGGGACACGAAGATGATAGAGTGCAAGACCAATGAATCCCTGGACGTTCATGTCGAGTTTCGAACCGAACCCTCCTCCGGTAACTGCTTGAATGATCCGAACTTTATCGTCTTCAAGACCGAGGATATCAACCACTTCCTTATGATCATAGTGGGGATTCTGAGTGGATGCGTATATGACCAGACAACCGTCGGAATCGACAAATCCTGCACCGGCATCCGGTTCCAGATAGTTGTGTTCGATGAAGGTGGTTGTATATTCTTTTTCGATGACATTATGAGCAGTTGCAAAGGCACTTTCGGTATCACCGTGGCGAAGAACCCGGGAACAAAGGAGATTCCCTTTCTTGTGAATCTTCGGAGCTGTCTCCTCTAAAGCCTCAAAGGGATCAAATAGCTCCCTGATTAATTCATATTCCACGGCGATGGCTTCAATGGCCTCGAGCGCGGCCTCCTCAGTTTCTGCCGCAACCAGAGCCACGGCGTCGGCACGTGAACGGACCTTGTCGAAGGCAAGCAGAGGCTGATCCTTATTGATAATCCCAAGAAGATTGCCTCCCGGAATGTCTTTTGCTGTAAAGATCCCCTTGACCCCGCTGATCTTCAGGGCTTCCTCTACATCAATTTTCAGGATCAAGGCATGAGCATGATCGCTTCTCTTTGTCTTAAGAACAAGAGGAGAATCAAGTGCGATATCAGCTGCAAAGATGGAGCGTCCCTTTACTTTTTCCTCACTGTCCCTGCGCGGAATACTCCTGCCGACAACATTATAGTGTTCTTTCATTTTGCACCACCGGATATAGCATTCGCACAAAGAGCCCCTGAACTGCAGGTTCCTTGTAAATTATCGAGGATCTTCTGCCTGTAATTTCTATCATCTTCTCAGCCAGAAGATTCCCGGCACTGAAGAGCAATTCCGTCGTCGGTTTTTTGTCACTCATAAATTCTTCAACAGCCGTCATCCGGTGAGGTGTCGGTGTGCAGGCACCCAAGGACAGCCGCATGAAAGATATTCTGCCGTCGGCATCCTTATTAACCATGGCGGCCATACTCAATCGCGAAATAGCCAGATCTTTCCTTCTGCCGATCTTCTGAAAATCTGCAAAATCAGCAGACCGGGGATTAAGAATAAAGGATGTGAGAATTTCGTTCTTGGCAATGAAACAACGGTAGGGTCCTGTTGCAACCTCTTCGATTGGTATGCGTCGTTCTCGGTTTTTGCCCGAAAAAACCACCTCGGTCTCGTGAATGACCAACGGAGGAATTGTATCACCACAGGGAGAGCAGTGAGCGACATTGCCTCCAATAGTGGCTACATTCCTGATTTGTGCACTAGCAAAATTCATGGCGCTCTTTTTCAGCGCAGGGGCATGCCGGGCCAGGATATCTGAATCATATATCTCTGCAAGAGTAACTCCTGCCCCCACTACCAACTTCTCTCCTTCCAGACGTATCCCTTTTAGTTCATCGAGACGGCTGATATCAAGGATGTATCGGGCTTTAAGCTCACCAGAGCGAAGATCCACCATGACATCGGTGCCCCCAGCAATAATTATTGTGTCCTGACCATTTTCATCAAGAAAATCCAGGGCCTCATCGAGATTACCGGGTTTGAAATAGTCGATATTTTTACTCATCGCCTTTCCTCCCCACCGGCACCACTGCTTACCGCGGCCTCAATGGAAGTAATGATCTGTTGATAGCCAGTGCACCGGCAGAGATTTCCAGCTACTGCCTTGGAGATTTCATCCCGCCCGGGGTGAGGATTTTGTTCAAGAAGGGCATAGGCACTCATCAGCAATCCCGGAGTACAGAAGCCACATTGTACGGCATTATGGGCGATGAATTTTTCCTGGAGGAGATGAAGCTCCTTATCTGTTGCCAGTCCCTCAACGGTAATAACTTCAGTTCCGTGAAGCTGGGCTCCTAAAAGTAAGCAGGAATTAACAGCTTTGCCGTCGACGACTATGGTACAAGCTCCGCACTCGCCGATACCGCAGCCTTCTTTCGCCCCCTTAAGTCCGAGGACATCCCTGATCACCTGGAGTGCCGTCACTAAGGCGGGTATTTCCAAGGCCATCTTTATCCCGTTGATCACACATTCTATTTGAACCGTTTCCTGCTTCATCATCCATCCTCATAAAAATAATCCATCCCATAGCAGACGATGGTATGCATCGAATAAATCCCTGTTAACGCAATCCATCTTCACCTTTAACCTCAGCTGCAGTGAGTCCGCCTACCCGGGGAAAAGGCCGCCCAGAATCGGTAATACCAACGATGAGAACCAGTTCATCATCCTTGGGAGCGTCTGGTATCCTTACTTCCATCGCATCAAAATGACTTCTCACATAAGCGGCATTCTTATGGCCCAAGGGAAGATCAATAGCACATCCCGGACCACCAAGTTTTTTGGCGGACGGTAGTAGTGCTTTGCCACCGTCAACATTTTCACGTATAGGTGTACCTAGAGCGGGGTGCATGAGAGCGGCGCAATGCTCTCTTTCACCTTTAAGGCCGGCGATTGCCGCCTTGCCATAGCTCTCTACTTCTTGTTCCGTTATGCCCAGCGCAGCAACCGCCTTTTTGGTCAAAAGAGTGCCAAGCTCCTTGCTGTATTCATACAGAAGGCTGAGATCTTCCTGATATATACCTGCATAAGGGTTCTTAAATACAGCGGCGCAGGCAGCCTTTCGCGTGGGTTTGTCCAGGGATTTAACTCCATCAGCGTGTGTTTCTTCAACAATGGTATAAATGGTCCTTATTTCCGGTTTCATATAACACTCCTCCCTCTTCCATTAGGACAATCTTTGGTGATCGATTCTCAAGCTTCCTGAACTCAATCTCCTGTGATCCTGTCAGTCTTATGATGACATTGTATTGGCAGCATGATTCCTGCTAGAAATTTTTTTGACCAAAAAAACCAAGGCCTTGAGTACATGTTCTTCCATAAGAGCCAGCGTTTCCTTCTTATTTCCTTGCCTGATTGCATTAAGAATATTGCGGTGGTAATTAAGAGAAGATGTGAGATGCTCCGGCTCCTGAAACGACTTATAACTCATGATTGAGATTTGATAACGAAGCTGCTTTTCCAGCTCCATCATACGACGATTTCCGGAGAGGCTCATGATTGTCTCGTGGAAGGCACGGTGTGCTGCCTGGTAATCCCTCAAGTTCGGAGGATTTGCTTGGGCATATTTTTCCATCAGCTCAACATGAGTTGCCATTTCACGTATTGATTCTTCAGTCATGACTTCCATAGCCAATTCCGATGCCTTCTGATAGAGCATGGCTACAATAGTATAAACTTCCTCTACATCTTTTGGAGTAAACTCAGACACATACACTCCGCGACGAGGTTTACGCATCACGAGCCCGTTGGCCTCAAGGGTCTTAAATGCTTCCCTGATAGGGGGTCTGCTGATGGCAAATAATTTACAGAGTTCATCTTCTTTGAGTTGCTGGCCTTGGTGGAAGGCCCCGGTTATAATCAATTCTCGAATCTGTGTCGTTACCAGATCGGCAAGAGACGACACTTCCATTCCCAGACTTTTCTTTCGTTCTACCTGTCCCAATGACATACTGTTCCCATTTATCTCCAATGAATCTCCCCCTTTTGTTTTTTTGGATTAATTTCAGGAAATAATTCTCTTCATAACTTAGCAATCATTCCCACTTTTCCTGTACATCGCATACAACACATAATGTACTTTGTATACAATTTAACTGTCAAGGGGGGGTCTCATTGAATGTTTTTACCAACCTCTTTAAAATTTAGCCTCTTCATCCAGTTAAAAGCTTCAGTTGCAATTTCCCGGATGAACAAAGTAATTCTGATCATCCATTGGTATTTTTATGATATCATTAAATATTGCTTCGCAAACTGTAATGCTTTATCAGGATATTTTCGGGATAACGCGCCAATGACATACATCAGGTACTTGTCGTCAAAATAGACCGAGTACGATTCCGGCAAAAGAGATACCCCTCGGTTCTTCATGGCTTCTTTAATAATGGTCTCCCTTTCAGGAGAGGCGGTATGCGCAAATAGTCCGCCGACGGCGATTACCTTAGTAATTCCCCGCAGGTCTCTTCCTATGGGGGTTCCAGGTGCAATACCCATGACCGGGTTGTACTCCTGAGCGATATATCCGGCGTGCCGCTTTAATGCAATTTCAATAGCGGAAATGGCTAGCGCCCTGTCGAATTGATGCTCGATTTCCGTTGCAGCAATATGCTCTGGATTCTCTTCGAGAAAAACAGTGTAATCCTTGAGTCTGGATGAAAACTCATCTCCTGATTTTCCTATTTTCGCTAGAACGCCTGCAGGACCAACT
This window of the Desulfopila inferna genome carries:
- a CDS encoding xanthine dehydrogenase family protein molybdopterin-binding subunit; its protein translation is MKEHYNVVGRSIPRRDSEEKVKGRSIFAADIALDSPLVLKTKRSDHAHALILKIDVEEALKISGVKGIFTAKDIPGGNLLGIINKDQPLLAFDKVRSRADAVALVAAETEEAALEAIEAIAVEYELIRELFDPFEALEETAPKIHKKGNLLCSRVLRHGDTESAFATAHNVIEKEYTTTFIEHNYLEPDAGAGFVDSDGCLVIYASTQNPHYDHKEVVDILGLEDDKVRIIQAVTGGGFGSKLDMNVQGFIGLALYHLRVPVRYVYSREEAYLATSKRHPFFITMKTATDRDGRLIAMKARAVCNTGAYGSYGIAVASRAAVHATGPYAIENVDIEVKCVYTNTTFCGAMRGFGAPQMAFAHESQMDMHAEALGIDPLSIRFLNGLRVGAKGATGQILTASVGFRECLEAVAPYYEEAKKSWVSVRPTPFKRRGIGIGGMWYGIGNTGVQNPSTARVEMAPDGSVTVFTGCADIGQGSTTILSQIAAEILGISSDKIAMVVGDTKYTSNAGATSASRQTYISGNAVKDAVTNLANVLLTEAVNRLRAPKNSLVFENGEVTVSTNPEVRVSLATLAKRIHDKGGTLSWQGYFDPETVPLDPVTGEGAPYATYAFACHMAQVEVDILTGEVTVETVVAAHDVGRAINPENVVGQICGGVAMGLGFALMEDFEQGKTESMKDYHIPTTSDMPDIVPIIVESEEPTGPFGAKGVGEPALIPTAPAIINGICSALKYRIYALPASLERVMEASIHSGHFGYEEK
- a CDS encoding FAD binding domain-containing protein → MSKNIDYFKPGNLDEALDFLDENGQDTIIIAGGTDVMVDLRSGELKARYILDISRLDELKGIRLEGEKLVVGAGVTLAEIYDSDILARHAPALKKSAMNFASAQIRNVATIGGNVAHCSPCGDTIPPLVIHETEVVFSGKNRERRIPIEEVATGPYRCFIAKNEILTSFILNPRSADFADFQKIGRRKDLAISRLSMAAMVNKDADGRISFMRLSLGACTPTPHRMTAVEEFMSDKKPTTELLFSAGNLLAEKMIEITGRRSSIIYKEPAVQGLFVRMLYPVVQNERTL
- a CDS encoding (2Fe-2S)-binding protein codes for the protein MMKQETVQIECVINGIKMALEIPALVTALQVIRDVLGLKGAKEGCGIGECGACTIVVDGKAVNSCLLLGAQLHGTEVITVEGLATDKELHLLQEKFIAHNAVQCGFCTPGLLMSAYALLEQNPHPGRDEISKAVAGNLCRCTGYQQIITSIEAAVSSGAGGEERR
- a CDS encoding amino acid synthesis family protein, coding for MKPEIRTIYTIVEETHADGVKSLDKPTRKAACAAVFKNPYAGIYQEDLSLLYEYSKELGTLLTKKAVAALGITEQEVESYGKAAIAGLKGEREHCAALMHPALGTPIRENVDGGKALLPSAKKLGGPGCAIDLPLGHKNAAYVRSHFDAMEVRIPDAPKDDELVLIVGITDSGRPFPRVGGLTAAEVKGEDGLR
- a CDS encoding GntR family transcriptional regulator, whose amino-acid sequence is MSLGQVERKKSLGMEVSSLADLVTTQIRELIITGAFHQGQQLKEDELCKLFAISRPPIREAFKTLEANGLVMRKPRRGVYVSEFTPKDVEEVYTIVAMLYQKASELAMEVMTEESIREMATHVELMEKYAQANPPNLRDYQAAHRAFHETIMSLSGNRRMMELEKQLRYQISIMSYKSFQEPEHLTSSLNYHRNILNAIRQGNKKETLALMEEHVLKALVFLVKKISSRNHAANTMSS